One window of the Eucalyptus grandis isolate ANBG69807.140 chromosome 6, ASM1654582v1, whole genome shotgun sequence genome contains the following:
- the LOC104450698 gene encoding V-type proton ATPase catalytic subunit A, which produces MASAYGSRLTTFEDSEKESEYGYVRKVSGPVVVADGMGGAAMYELVRVGYDKLIGEIIRLEGDSATIQVYEETAGLMVNDPVLRTHKPLSVELGPGILGNIFDGIQRPLKTIAKISGDVYIPRGVSVPALDKDILWEFQPKKIGEGDLLTGGDLYATVFENSLMQHHVALPPDSMGKITYIAPPGQYSLKDTVLELEFQGVKKQLTMLQTWPVRTPRPVASKLAADTPLLTGQRVLDALFPSVLGGTCAIPGAFGCGKTVISQALSKYSNSEAVVYVGCGERGNEMAEVLMDFPQLTMTLPDGREESVMKRTTLVANTSNMPVAAREASIYTGITIAEYFRDMGRNVSMMADSTSRWAEALREISGRLAEMPADSGYPAYLAARLASFYERAGKVKCLGGPERTGSVTIVGAVSPPGGDFSDPVTSATLSIVQVFWGLDKKLAQRKHFPSVNWLISYSKYSSALESFYDQFDPDFINIRTKAREVLQREDDLNEIVQLVGKDALAEGDKITLETAKLLREDYLAQNAFTPYDKFCPFYKSVWMMRNIIHFYNLANQAVERAAGMDGQKITYTLIKHRVGDLFYRLVSQKFEDPAEGEEALVAKFKKLHEDLTAGFRNLEDETR; this is translated from the exons ATGGCGTCCGCCTACGGATCTCGCCTCACGACGTTCGAGGACTCCGAGAAGGAGAGCGAGTACGGATACGTCCGAAAG GTGTCGGGTCCTGTGGTGGTGGCCGATGGCATGGGTGGGGCGGCCATGTACGAGTTAGTTCGCGTCGGTTATGATAAACTCATTGGTGAAATCATTCGTCTGGAGGGAGATTCTGCGACTATCCAAg TTTATGAAGAAACAGCTGGATTGATGGTCAACGACCCTGTTCTGAGGACGCATAAG CCTCTGTCGGTGGAGTTGGGTCCTGGAATCTTGGGAAACATTTTTGACGGAATTCAG AGACCCTTGAAAACCATTGCCAAAATATCTGGTGACGTCTATATTCCTCGTGGTGTATCTGTTCCTGCTCTAGACAAAGACATACTCTGGGAGTTTCAGCCTAAAAAAATCG GTGAAGGTGATCTTTTGACAGGAGGAGACCTATATGCT ACCGTCTTCGAGAATAGTTTAATGCAACATCATGTTGCGCTACCTCCTGACTCCATGGGAAAAATCACTTACATTGCACCGCCTGGTCAATATTCATTGAAG GATACGGTGCTAGAACTTGAGTTTCAAGGCGTCAAAAAGCAATTAACCATGCTACAG ACTTGGCCAGTTCGTACACCTAGACCAGTTGCATCAAAGCTGGCTGCTGATACTCCATTGCTTACTGGTCAG CGTGTGCTCGATGCACTTTTTCCTTCTGTTCTTGGTGGAACCTGTGCCATTCCTGGAGCATTTGGCTGTGGGAAAACTGTGATTAGTCAAGCTCTTTCGAAG TATTCCAACTCTGAAGCTGTGGTATATGTTGGCTGTGGAGAACGTGGAAATGAAATGGCAGAG GTTCTTATGGATTTCCCTCAACTAACCATGACATTGCCTGATGGTCGCGAAGAATCTGTCATGAAGCGTACTACACTGGTAGCCAATACATCTAATATGCCTGTGGCAGCTCGGGAGGCATCAATTTATACTG GTATTACTATTGCTGAATACTTCAGGGATATGGGCCGCAATGTCAGCATGATGGCAGATTCAACATCTCGTTGGGCAGAAGCACTGCGTGAAATCTCTGGACGGCTG GCAGAAATGCCTGCTGATAGCGGGTATCCTGCGTATCTAGCGGCACGTTTAGCATCCTTTTATGAACGAGCTGGGAAGGTAAAATGTTTGGGTGGGCCAGAGCGGACAGGCAGTGTCACTATTGTTGGTGCTGTTTCTCCTCCTGGAGGAGATTTTTCAGATCCTGTGACATCTGCAACCCTTAGCATTGTCCAG GTCTTCTGGGGTCTGGATAAGAAACTTGCccagagaaaacattttccttctgTGAATTGGCTCATTTCTTACTCAAAGTATTCATCG GCATTGGAATCATTCTACGACCAATTTGATCCAGATTTTATCAACATCAGGACAAAGGCTCGTGAGGTGCTTCAGAGAGAAGATGATTTGAACGAAATTGTGCag CTCGTGGGCAAAGATGCTTTAGCAGAAGGAGATAAAATTACACTGGAAACTGCGAAGCTCTTGAGGGAAGATTATCTTGCTCAGAATGCTTTTACTCC GTATGATAAATTTTGCCCCTTTTACAAGTCTGTTTGGATGATGCGCAATATCATCCATTTCTATAATTTGGCCAACCAG GCTGTGGAGAGAGCTGCTGGTATGGATGGTCAGAAGATAACTTACACCCTCATCAAGCATCGGGTGGGAGATCTCTTCTACCGTTTGGT GTCCCAGAAATTTGAGGATCCAgctgaaggagaagaagctctGGTTGCAAAGTTTAAGAAGCTGCATGAGGATCTAACAGCTGGTTTCCGCAATCTAGAGGATGAAACACGCTGA